tcatgtgacctattgaccccaaaatcagtgctgcatcaTAGTAGCATGCCAGCTGGATGATGcgcacctcttttttttctccatttcaaCCTTTCTCTAATTTTCAATGAatttaattgaatgaattaatttatttattttgaaaattctgactcatttcaggtcacttgcccttcctcatgtggcgtcagtgtcaaccctgattcctgattgtgtccacctgtttcccattaccttcatgtgttaaatggtctgcatCTCCCctcttgtgccaaagtgttttcgtcagagtcACTCTAGCCCAGTCACAGTCATAGTCCTCAGCCTTGGTGTCCTGTCTTCTgtgtgaacttttgtttgtaactttgtataaccacagtatagttttagtttaggagtgcttttgttttgtttgtagattGGAcgtcctcccttttggagcgcctttagtttaacattttatagcctttgtttttccctctaaacgagtagttttatgtttaatctGACACGCCTTCTCAGTACACTTTGGCCAGTATGAACCCAGCAGACAGGAAGCAAATGACCGCAGCGCAGCAAGCTCAGGAAGCCCGTCTCTCCCAGCAAGAGGGATTTCAGACAGCCATGGCAGCGCAAATGGGTCAGATCTCAGCACAGGTACGGGACCTTCTGGACCACCTGCATCGCACCACTAGCCCTCCTGCCGTGCAAGAGAGCCACGCCGGTTCCGCCCGTGCCGTATGCCGGGTTGGGAATCAAGCTAGCCTCccctgagcgattctctgggGACCCAGGAAAATGCAAGGCATTTCTGACTGACtgtgacatttattttgagCACTCCCCCCAGGCCTTTCCCACAGATCGATCCCGGGTGGCACTTCATGATTTCCCATCTGACTGGGAGAGCCAGAGTCTGGGCCACGGTAGAGTGGGCACGCAATTCCCCACTCTGCGGCTCTGTCACAAACTTCCGAGCCGCCCTTTAGAGGGTCTTTGATCCAGCCTGTTCAGACCGGGAAAAGGCCAGGCAGCTAAGCAGCATGAAACAAGGAAAATACTCCATGAGTGACTACGCCATCCGCTTCCACACTCTCgcggcagagagtggctggaactgaaggtattatttgattactttattaagtgtaatccttgcgtgttcaaaatgattgcattgagatctcaatgaagaagttttctttgcaaagatttatttgagaGCTCTCAAAGACACAGTTAGGGAACCCACTTCTGAAAGCAATGTCGAGCCCTCAAGTGTGTACTTGAATACAAAACATCCACTTATTTAtagtcaaaagataaaaggttcctcttccagcctgttgattgaacaaaggaaaAGTGATGATAATAGACAGGCATGTTtatacagacatgtcgactcctaggttgaacaaaggtgtaatgttgatagtaaacagacatgtcgactccagtTCCCCTCCTAGGTTGAACAATGGTGTAATGTTGATAGTAAACAGACAtgtttatacagttccccttcttgctcGGGGAACAGATAAGATTACACAGGATTTGACCTTAGACCTTATAATTTTACGACCAACTGACAACAGACTCTGATAActtcatgcacattcctatctagGGTAAGaggatcaaataaagttcacaaaatcattatcccactgtatttttttaactacactcatgattatatcacatctatatgcttataagtaaattaaaaaacagtaaaactataaattgaaaatgttaaatgtctacAGAACTCCACAGTGCTCTATGACGTCTTCCTCAAGGACCTGACGACGTCCATCCAAGAGCAGCTCGTCCCAGTTGATCTGCCTCTTGACTTGGACTTGGGCAGAGCGCGGCTCTCGCAGGAGGAGAGACGGCACCGACAGCTGAAAGGTCGGTGCTTTTACTGCGGTAAACCAAGATCACCTCGTGTCCGCCTGCCCAGCCAAACGGACCAAAGCGGCGAGTCAAGTTACGACTCCAGAGTCGGCCCCACAAAAACTCATACCAGTGAAAATCATTCACCGCACCACTTCCACAGACTTCCATGCCCTGATAGACTCTGGGGCAGATGAGAGCCTGATAGACTGGGGGCTTGTGAGACATTTTAGTGCCAAGACTGAGCCGCTGATTACGGccattaaggctagggcacTTAATGGTAGTGAGTTATTCACCATTAcacacatcacagaacccattGAGCTTCATGTTGGCAAACATAAGTAGCACCTAGTTTTTCATGtgtttcagtctccttcacAGACTCTGGTCCTGGGACACCCATGGTTGCGTGAACACAAGCTCCATGTGAACTGGTTGACTGGTGACGTTTTGGGATAGGGAAAGtattgtgtgagccatggggTTGGTTCACCAATTCAGGAAGCGGACATTACAACTGTTAATCATATTTCTGTTCATTCCTTCACAGACTCTGAATATCCAGATCTGAGCATCGTGCCTCCTTGCTATCATCACCTCCAGGAGGTATTCAACAAGACCAAAGCCATGTTGCTCCCACCGcatcgtgcctatgactgtgccatagagcTGATTCCAGGTTCCACCATTCTCAAGGGCCACCTATACTCTGTTTCAGGACAAAAGAAGGCGGCCATGAAGGAATACATCAAAACTTCCCTGAAGGCTGGACTGATTTGTCCTTCgtcatcaccagcgggagcgggtttcttttttgtgggggaaaaaggatggttccttacggccTTGTAAAGACTACAGCCCCCTTAATGACCTTATAATCAAAAACCATTATCCCCTCCCTCTCATGTCGTCCATGTTTGATAATCTTCAATGAGCTAGTGGCCATTACGAGTAACTAGTCATGGCAGAGAAAATTGTTTTCATGCCAAAACCATGTCCTTCCTGTGCTTTGTCGTAGCCCCTGGGAAGGTACAGATGGATCCAGCTAAAAGTGAGGGAGTGGCCCACACTTGTTAGCCGAAAGAAGGTTCAGCAATTCCTTGGGTTTGCTAACTTttacagacgcttcatcagaggATTCAGCacaatagctgcccctctgcatgccctcacctctCCTCTGGTGAGGTTCAGCTGGTCCCCGGAGGCGGAAGCCGCGCTCCAAGCTCTCAAACAACGCTTTGTCATAGCACCAATCCTCACAATgccagatccacagcggcaatttGTTGTGGAAGTGGACCCttccaatgaggggatcggagcCGTTCTGTCTCAGCGTacagagaaggatggaaagatgcatcCCTGTGCCTTCTTGTCACGACGACTATCCAAGGCAGAGCGTAACTATGATGTAGGGGACAGAGAGCTTCTGGCTGTCAAAATTGCCTTGGAAGAATGaaggcactggcttgagggggcgAAGCATCAGTTTGTAGTCTGGACTGATCACAAGAACCTAGAATACATACGCAAAGCCAAGACACTCAACCCACACCAGGCCAGGTGGGCGCTGTTCTTTAACcgtttttccttctctttcACTTACAGGCCGGGGTCTCTTAATGTCAAGCCAGACGTCACGTCTCTACGACCCCGAGCCTGTTGCTAAGGAACCAGAACCCATCCTTCCCCCGAACTGATGTGCCAGAAAGACCATGCACActaaagtgaaagtaaaaccATTTTGAGGATATGATGCGGTGGGTGCTTACGGCGAGCAGTTTAAAACGCTGCGAATATTTGGCGCACAGAAGATTTAACTGAGACAAACATGCATTGCAGGCGCAGTATTAGTGGTATATAGACGCCCACAAACAATAGAAATATTAACTTTCCGTACATTTGCTATAATGGGGGGCGTATATGAGAAACCACTTCATGACAGTCAAGGGATTCACAAAACTCACTACAACACTAACACCATTAACAATAGAACATCAAAATTAAAGTTACCGTTACAGATGTACGACCATGTGTATACTACAGAATGCAatttgctaaactgtgggtacagttttctaaactgtgggtacagattagcaaaATCATACCCTGGCACCAGAGGCGCTCCGTAGGTCCACTCACTTTCAAAAGTCATGTTAAAGGAATTTCTTAAACAATCtttacaatttcaaatataTTGGCTCATCTATATTGCACTTAAGGCAGCGTGatgtttttgcatattatggtatttttacatataggctgtttttttttacaagcgcaataaaaatattgacaacaaaatcaatttaatactATCACTATTGTATTCTGAAGACATACAATCTTATgtgttttaatcatttaaaatttaTACTACAGTACTGTCAATTAATATACAAATTGAGgaattatcatttttaattgtaaaattaaCAGGAATCCTTTGTTTTATGTGTCGTTGTGTGAAGAGAAGATGGGAACATGTCAGTTTACCGCATTTTAATCATCATGTTCAATTAAATGAAGTCAATTCAAATGAGTCCCCACACCACCCCCCTTTCCAGTGTATGCACACCACGAATCGAATCAGCCAATGGCTGTGCAACCAGTATGACGACATTGGCtgtaacatacagtatttatttgcGCGCTGCCAGTGCCATACTCGTGCGGTTAGTGTGCAAGAATCGTTCAGGTGCAAAGTGGGTGTGATACAAATCACATTTGTCACTGTGTGCGGGACACATTTGTAAGTATATGCGTTTAACTGATTTCATGATGTTTGAAAGGATGATGCCGAAATCATGCTTATTGCCTATTTGCACTGTAaggcaaacattttattttgccgTTTCGTTCTGAATCGATTGTCTGTAGATTATTCCACTGTTATATGAGCGATGTATCATTAATGTAATGTTTTACGTATGTCGGCATTTTGGGAGCGACGGGATTGTTAGTCGTtatgataaaaacaaatttgctttACATTGAACGGTCAGTTTGCGCATGTATGTTTCGCCAATGGTTGTGTGCTTCATTTAAGCGACGCTTTCGCCACTGGGACGTCAATAACTTGTTTATCCGTGACCTGATGTGAGTGCGTCTTTGTTTGCTGCTGGTCTGAGCAGCGGCAGTCAGGGCGTCTTTGTTTGATGGGGATTGTCATGCCTGTGCTACCGAggtgggagggggtgggggttgtaGATAACACCCAACATTGTTGTTCATGCCACACCAAAAACAGTAAATGCACATAATGGAGTAATATAACAAGGATCGTCAAACAGTATTGCATGGCGTCATTCACCCAACCCCTTTGTAATTAGGTCATGCATTGATGTGTGGATATATGAATACGatcacatttgttgttgttgttttaaacagTATTAGTGTGAGCATTCGTAACGTTAATGTGCGACCTATCATGAAAGTATCCCTCATATAATTACATAATTTCATCACAGGAAACTGTTGCTATATAAAATTCACCATTCCACTCCACTTATTTCCCTGAGTTGACAATCTTTCTCAAATGCGTaaatatgtaatattttatcGTTCGCATCTCCTCAGTGACCCAATCCATTGAGAACTCTCATTATCATTTATCCATGCAAGATGCTGTTTAAATATTTGCTTATTTACATCAACGAAATCTTAGCAAAATTGAGTGAAATAGGACTCAATGTGGACGATTGTTGAcgccaaaacgtttttttatttttttttaggatgggCGGTGGTTGGTTGCAGTTTTGTAAAAGGCCATGGGGTGTCGTCACTGAGCTTAGTTTCTAAGATTTGCTGTTTTGTATAGTCAAATTAATGAATCACAACACATTTGCTCCTTTTAAGGTAAATCAACGAGCATCATTTCTAGATGGCAGCCCCCAAAGGTGAATATGTCTGTTATTCTTATTCATAATAACACTGAATTGTTTTGATTTGCTGATTTTATTGTACACTTCTCTATAGATATTCAGGTCAAGGAACTTGACAAGCGGGCCTCTGGCCAGGCCTTTGAGGTTATCCTTGGTGTTCCTACCCCAGACACTAAGGGTGACTTCCCCTTGGCACCCCCAAAGAAAAAGGATGTCTCACTGGAGGAAATTCAGAGGAAGCTGGATGCGGCAGAAGAAAGACGCAGGGTAGAAATTGTTTGCTTCATTTAGTTGTTGAAGTAGTTTGTCAGGGCATGTGTCCAAAAattggaaacaaaaatatttattaaaatgtattccaaCGTTCCATTTCACCGCTGTTCtgtgaaaaacacaatttgtgtaaatttttacgtttatgggaTTAAACTGAacgcagacatcccaaaaaaggACATACatgtttttcataggacagtgaCGATTCTCCATGAGAATAATGATATAGGAATaacatttctgtttttcttttccagaATCATGAAGCTGAGGTTTTGAAGCATTTAGCAGAAAAACGTGAGCATGAAAAAGAAGTGCTGCAGAAAGCTATGGAGGAGAACAACAATTTCAGCAAAATGGCTGAGGAGAAACTCAATCAAAAAATGGAAGCCAACAAAGACAAACGCACAGCAATGATGGCAGCAATGAATGAAAAATTCAAGGAGAAAGTAATTATCATGCTTTATTCAAGTGATGTTTTGCCACTACGGTGTTGgaattaattttgttttctcttgacAGGACAAAAAATTGGAAGACGTGcgaaaaaataaagaaaccaATCAAACCAACTTGGAAGAAGATACTCCAGAAGACTGAATTAGAGTGGATGAAAATTAATGTGAATGCGAtgtaatttttgtgttttacctttcttttttgttgttattgatgTTAACCGGTGTATTTGTGTGCATTTCCcacttgaaatttttttttaatcctcaagCTAGAAGTGTTCTTGTGCTTATTGTGTGGCTACCAACCTCAACACCGTTAGTAATGAAATGTGTTTAACATGCTTGCATACCTTGCAACCTTATCATTCCATGTAGTTTTGAAAAGGTCTTTAAGTTTCTGTTGTTTACTTTTCATTATGAAAGGTCAAATATGTAGCACAAGTTCTGAAgaagacacaatttgtttcacAAAGCTGGGTGCCATTTTGTTGCACATGGAGATATTGCTTTATTTTGCTGTTCATCTAAAAGTGTCTTACTGTATGAAGCATGTACATTTATGCTTTCATTAGTACCAAATGCATTAATTGTGAGAAGTTAATGAGCAATACTTCTCAACATTTCAACTGTATGAGTGACTTTTCTAGTTGTATTATAAACAAAAAGACTGTTgacaagtaaatatttaccaCCTGCATGTAATCTGTTAACGTCACACTTTTGAAATATACTATTTTCACTGATTTATTCCTTATTCTGTTTATTTTCTCTTCCTTTCTTCACAAACTTCTTTTTTCTATGCTACTGTGTTCATTGAACTTCTCTTGTAGAGCGCCTACTCTACCCAGTTTCCGAAGGGAGGGGTTCTATAAATTCCTAAAATGGAAAAGATAGTAGGCTAAATGCAAAGCACTGCCAAATTactttaatatgaaaaaaacaattcaaaataagTCTCTACGACAACGCACCCAATCCCCCTCTGCCGCCCTCTTTTGGCTGATTGGTATTGCTGACGGACTTGATGATGGCTAATCAGTAAATCaatgtttttatcttttatataGCTCGGCCACAAAGGTGGtcttaaaataatttgtagAGATTAATTTGGTGTCTGTACTTTATACATGCCTAAtgtattaatatattatttgttgATAGCATTTATATCGTATTGCTGACGGACTTGATTATGATGGCTAATCAGTAaatcaatgttattttttatatagcTCGGCCACAAAGGTgttcttaaaataatttgtagAGATTAATTTGGTGTTTATACTTTATACATGCcctaatgtattattattaatatattatttgttgATTTATATCTGACAGGCTATGTTTATTTCCTGCTATTAATAGTCTAATGCTATTTCCCTTttcactttatatatatatacagtatatatatgccGCGAGCACCGGGACGCCTGCGCCATGGTGTTCACGGAGACATGGCTCCACAGCGACATCCCAGACTCTTTGTGTGAAATCGAGGGATTCTCACTCATTCGCGCCGACAGGACTGAGGCGTCgggaaaaagcagaggtgggggcgTCTGTATTTACATTAACGACAACTGGTGTCGGAATTACGCGGTGCGGCAGATCACCTGCACCCCCGACGTGGAGCTTCTCTGCTTGAGTCTGAGGCCGGGTTACCTGCCGAgggagtttggaaacattttcctctgcgcCGTGTACGTTC
The sequence above is drawn from the Vanacampus margaritifer isolate UIUO_Vmar chromosome 17, RoL_Vmar_1.0, whole genome shotgun sequence genome and encodes:
- the stmn1a gene encoding stathmin 1a, with amino-acid sequence MAAPKDIQVKELDKRASGQAFEVILGVPTPDTKGDFPLAPPKKKDVSLEEIQRKLDAAEERRRNHEAEVLKHLAEKREHEKEVLQKAMEENNNFSKMAEEKLNQKMEANKDKRTAMMAAMNEKFKEKDKKLEDVRKNKETNQTNLEEDTPED
- the LOC144037518 gene encoding uncharacterized protein LOC144037518 translates to MVFTETWLHSDIPDSLCEIEGFSLIRADRTEASGKSRGGGVCIYINDNWCRNYAVRQITCTPDVELLCLSLRPGYLPREFGNIFLCAVYVPPSGNAASAAAFISDCVQQQLRRCPEAPGFHLRRPQPLQIGAVSPEFSSVCKMWNKGRQSPGQMLWEREERICEKDDKGYRIHL